A single genomic interval of Helicoverpa armigera isolate CAAS_96S chromosome 13, ASM3070526v1, whole genome shotgun sequence harbors:
- the LOC110384335 gene encoding uncharacterized protein LOC110384335 has translation MSGTDSSASRSACNSKGSMIVVSNRLPFILKRNDKTGDLERKASAGGLVTAVAPVVIRGGGIWVGWPGIHLDDPNEKIPESDPNDKTPTAGLLSEKIVPIHAEPKLFDSYYNGCCNGTFWPLFHSMPDRATFIADHWRAYIKCNEEFAEKTVYALHLLKQQKGKNGTSPPIVWVHDYHLMLAANWIRQRVEEDDIKCKLAFFLHIPFPPWDIFRLFPWSDEVLQGILGCDMVGFHITDYCLNFIDCCQRNLGCRVDRKNLLVELGGRTICVRPLPIGVPFDRFVQLAQNAKTVLSTSQQIILGVDRLDYTKGLVHRLKAFERLLEKYPEHIKKVMLLQISVPSRTDVKEYQDLKEEMDQLVGRINGRFTTPNWSPIRYIYGCVGQDELAAFYRDAAVALVTPLRDGMNLVAKEFVACQINKPPGVLIVSPFAGAGEMMHEALICNPYELDDAAEVIHRALIMPEDERTVRMNHLRRREQLNDVDSWMKAFLKAMDSLEEEADDIGATSMQPVTIDDFDEYLSKYIGYTQKLALLLDYDGTLAPIAPHPDLATLPLETKHTLQRLSNMSDVYIAIISGRNVNNVKNMVGIEGITYAGNHGLEILHPDGSKFVHPMPMELQDKVVDLLKALQEQVCKDGAWVENKGALLTFHYRETPADKRPALVEQARKLITAAGFTPAPAHCALEARPPVEWDKGRASIYILRTAFGLDWSERIRIIYAGDDVTDEDAMLALKGMAATFRIASSQITKTSAERRLSSTDSVLAMLKWVERHFSRRKPRANSLTYKSARKARDTIQMHMSYQMPAKTSPRHTPPLTPDKTSSGSESS, from the exons ATGAGTGGAACGGACAGCAGTGCCAGTCGATCCGCGTGCAACAGCAAGGGAAGCATGATCGTTGTGTCGAACAGGTTGCCCTTCATCCTCAAGAGAAATGACAAGACTGGCGATCTGGAGAGGAAAGCCAG TGCTGGTGGGTTGGTGACAGCAGTAGCTCCAGTGGTGATTCGTGGAGGCGGCATCTGGGTGGGATGGCCAGGCATACATCTGGACGACCCCAACGAGAAGATCCCGGAGTCAGACCCCAACGACAAGACCCCAACCGCTGGCTTGCTATCAGAGAAG ATAGTCCCCATCCACGCTGAGCCCAAACTCTTCGACAGCTACTACAATGGCTGCTGCAACGGTACTTTCTGGCCCCTCTTCCACTCCATGCCTGACCGAGCCACCTTCATCGCTGACCACTGGAGGGCATACATCAAGTGCAACGAGGAGTTCGCTGAGAAGACAGTGTATGCTCTGCATCTGCTCAAACAACAGAAGGGGAAGAATGGGACCTCTCCACCGATCGTGTGGGTCCATGATTACCATCTTATGTTAGCTGCTAACTGGATTAGACAG CGAGTTGAGGAAGATGACATAAAATGCAAGCTTGCGTTTTTCTTGCACATTCCTTTCCCCCCGTGGGACATATTCAGGCTGTTCCCATGGTCTGATGAAGTATTGCAGGGCATTCTTG GTTGTGACATGGTCGGATTCCACATAACTGACTACTGCCTGAACTTCATTGATTGTTGCCAAAGAAACTTAGGTTGTCGTGTGGACAGAAAGAATCTGCTAGTTGAATTGGGAGGTCGCACCATCTGTGTCCGACCGTTACCTATCGGAGTACCCTTCGACAGATTTGTCCAGTTGGCTCAAAACGCAAAGACAGTGCTCTCTACAAGCCAACAAATTATATTAGGAGTTGATAGACTGGATTATACCAAAGGATTAGTACATAGACTGAAAGCTTTCGAGAGATTACTGGAAAAGTATCCCGAGCACATCAAGAAAGTAATGCTGCTTCAGATCTCGGTGCCGTCAAGAACGGACGTCAAGGAATACCAGGACTTAAAGGAAGAGATGGATCAGCTGGTTGGAAGAATAAACGGAAGATTTACTACTCCAAACTGGTCACCTATTAG GTACATTTACGGATGCGTCGGCCAGGATGAACTAGCTGCCTTCTACCGCGATGCTGCAGTAGCCCTGGTTACACCTCTGCGAGATGGCATGAACCTCGTCGCTAAGGAGTTCGTAGCCTGTCAGATTAACAAGCCTCCAGGAGTGCTGATCGTGTCACCCTTCGCCGGTGCTGGAGAAATGATGCACGAAGCTCTCATCTGTAATCCGTATGAATTGGACGATGCTGCTGAAGTCATTCACAG GGCGCTGATAATGCCGGAAGATGAGCGCACAGTCCGTATGAACCACTTGAGAAGACGTGAGCAGCTCAATGATGTTGATAGCTGGATGAAGGCGTTCTTGAAAGCCATGGACTCTTTGGAAGAGGAGGCTGATGATATTGGTGCCACGTCCATGCAGCCTGTCACCATTGATGACTTCGATGAATATCTTTCTAA GTACATTGGCTACACACAAAAGCTGGCATTACTACTTGACTACGATGGTACTCTAGCCCCCATCGCGCCTCACCCTGACCTGGCAACCTTACCCTTGGAGACCAAGCATACTCTGCAGAGGCTGTCCAATATGTCCGATGTCTACATCGCCATCATCTCCGGCAGAAATGTCAACAACGTTAAGAATATG GTTGGCATTGAAGGCATCACGTACGCTGGTAACCATGGTCTGGAAATCCTGCACCCAGACGGCAGCAAGTTCGTTCATCCCATGCCCATGGAGTTGCAGGACAAAGTCGTCGACCTGCTCAAGGCTTTGCAAGAACAG GTGTGCAAAGACGGAGCCTGGGTAGAGAACAAGGGAGCTCTCCTGACGTTCCACTACCGCGAGACGCCGGCTGACAAGCGGCCGGCGCTGGTGGAGCAAGCCCGCAAGCTGATCACGGCGGCTGGCTTCACGCCCGCGCCTGCCCACTGCGCCCTCGAGGCCAGGCCGCCCGTCGAGTGGGATAAGG GTCGTGCATCCATTTACATCTTGAGGACAGCGTTCGGTTTGGACTGGAGCGAAAGGATTAGGATTATCTATGCTGGTGATGACGTCACCGATGAAGACGCCATGTTG GCCCTCAAAGGTATGGCAGCTACATTCCGCATCGCTTCATCCCAAATCACGAAGACATCAGCTGAACGTCGTCTATCCTCCACGGACTCAGTACTGGCCATGCTCAAATGGGTGGAACGTCACTTTTCCCGCCGCAAGCCGCGCGCCAACTCGTTGACGTACAAAAGCGCGCGAAAGGCCAGAGACACCATACAGATGCACATGTCTTACCAGATGCCGGCAAAGACCTCCCCGCGCCACACTCCCCCTCTTACGCCCGATAAAACCTCCAGCGGGTCCGAGTCCAGTTAA
- the LOC110384359 gene encoding anaphase-promoting complex subunit 11 isoform X2 yields the protein MKVTVKSWTGVATWRWVANDDNCGICRMPFDSCCPDCKLPGDDCPLVWGACSHCFHIHCIVKWLHSQPQQQCPMCRQDWKFNNK from the exons ATGAAAGTAACCGTTAAAA GTTGGACGGGCGTAGCGACTTGGCGGTGGGTAGCCAACGACGACAACTGTGGTATTTGCCGCATGCCCTTCGACAGCTGTTGCCCTGACTGCAAGCTACCGGGAGACGACTGCCCGTTGGTGTGGGGGGCCTGTTCCCACTGCTTCCACATCCACTGCATCGTCAAGTGGCTGCACTCGCAACCGCAGCAGCAGTGCCCCATGTGCAGGCAGGATTGGAAGTTCAACAACAAGTAG
- the LOC110384336 gene encoding protein YIPF6 has protein sequence MTSFDTKYDMYPAGDVGVVEGEMNIPSRGMPSGDSMEFNTLDEPIKETFLRDLRAVGNKFYHVLIPREKTSLLKEWDLWGPLLLCTLMATILQGTEVADNTNDGGPEFAEVFVLVWIGAAVVTLNSKLLGGNISFFQSVCVLGYCMFPVALSLVLCRVILFTTQTTFLFFLRLVISMVGFIWATFAATKFLGDSQPEGKKALAVYPICLFYFILSWLVVSHSNV, from the exons ATGACCTCGTTCGACACGAAATACGAC ATGTACCCTGCGGGGGATGTGGGAGTTGTGGAGGGCGAGATGAACATACCCTCAAGAGGCATGCCCTCCGGAGACAGCATGGAATTCAACACTCTGGATGAACCTATCAAAGAAACATTT ctGCGAGATCTGAGAGCAGTTGGGAATAAGTTTTACCATGTACTAATTCCTAGAGAGAAGACTAGTTTATTAAAAGAAT GGGATCTATGGGGCCCCCTGCTACTATGTACTCTGATGGCCACCATCCTACAAGGCACAGAGGTTGCAGACAACACCAATGACGGTGGCCCAGAGTTTGCCGAAGTATTTGTATTAGTATGGATTGGAGCTGCGGTTGTCACATTAAACTCAAAACTGCTTGGTGGTAACAT CTCGTTTTTCCAGTCAGTATGCGTGCTGGGCTACTGCATGTTCCCGGTGGCGCTATCACTGGTGCTCTGCCGCGTCATACTGTTCACTACGCAGACCACGTTCCTCTTCTTCCTCAGGCTGGTCATATCTATGGTCGGCTTCATCTGGGCTACGTTTG CCGCGACGAAGTTCCTGGGAGACAGCCAGCCTGAAGGCAAGAAGGCGCTGGCAGTGTACCCCATCTGCCTGTTCTACTTCATACTGTCGTGGCTCGTCGTGTCACACAGCAACGTCTAG